In Longimicrobium sp., the sequence CTGTCCCTGGGGCCCCATCACGCCTCCCAGGATCTCGCCGAGCGCCCCTGCCTGCGCGCACCCCGTGGCGGAGAGCATCGCGGCGAGCGCCACCAACCGCAGCCCGAGTATTCTGGCCTTCATGGCTCGATCTCCTTCCTGGTTTCCGTCGTCGTCACCCCGTTGAGCGGTCCACACAGGGCAAGGGCGGTGCCACGTGCTCCGTAGGTGCAAGCAGTGCAACCACTTGCCACACCCGTCCCCCCTGTGGGACGCCTGCGCCCCCGGGGTGCCCTCACGTGGTGGCGCAGGAGCGATCCCGCGCCGACATCACGGGTTGGCGCCCGAGCCGGTGCGCGACTCGCCGGGGCGGAAGTCGTCGTTCTGGGCGGAGACGGTGATGAGGATGAGCGAGTCCTGCGCGGCGCGGATGTCGTGGGCGTCGCCGGGCGCGGTGAAGATGAGCTGCCCCTGCCGCAGCTCCTGCTCGCCCCCCTCGGCGCGCACCTGGAGCGAGCCCTCCAGCACCTGGATGCTCATCGCGGAATCCGCGTTGGCGGTCTCGGCGGACTGCCCCGCGGCCAGCGCGGTGAGGATGACGCGGAAGCGCCCATTCTTGACGAGCGCGTGGCCCAGCTTGCCGCTCTGCTGGTACATGGGATCCTGCCGGAGCCGCGCGGCCTCCGCGGCCAGGTCGTAGCTGAGCGTGGGCCCCGCCAGGGGGCGGTTGATCGAGGACATTGCTCGTCGGTCTCCGTCTGCGGTGTGTGCGCCGGGGCGGCTCGCCGCCAGGCCCGGGGAGGGTTGCAAAGTCGGGACCGTGAGTGCCCCCGTTCACGGCTGGGGAGGAGGCACGACGGCCCGCCATGACACTGTCGCGGCGGGCCGTCTTTCCCTGTCCCCTGTCTCCTGCCCCCTACTGCTGCACCACCCCCGCGCCGCGGTACCGGTCGGCCCCCCGCCCCAGCACCTTGCCCGAGTACCCGTTCTCCGGGTCGCGCCCGCGCCGAAGGTCGCGGTCCACCCTGTTCTCGCCGCGGTTGTACGCGAGGAGGGCCAGGCGGACGTCGCCGTCGTAGTGGCGCAGGAGGGTGCGCAGGTAGCGGAAGCCGACGCGCAGGTTGGCCTCGGGATCCAGCAGGCGCGCGCGGTCGGCCATGCGGCGGTCGATGGAGCGCGCGGTGCCCGGCATCAGCTGCGTGAGCCCCATGGCGCCGGCGTAGCTGCGGGCGCGCGGGTTGAAGTTGCTCTCCACGCGCACCAGCCGGAACGCCAGCTCGGGGTCGATCCCCTCGGTGCGGGCCGCATCGTGGATGGAGCTCGCCAGCTCGTGCGAGATGCGGTAGCGCGTGGCGTACGAGAAG encodes:
- a CDS encoding transglycosylase SLT domain-containing protein; the protein is MHATTAGAWPAPFAPSGRSTSVFCALLALCLCAAPAAAQQPAPPARTGEAIPEPGFWERLRAEARRFRELNANPFSYATRYRISHELASSIHDAARTEGIDPELAFRLVRVESNFNPRARSYAGAMGLTQLMPGTARSIDRRMADRARLLDPEANLRVGFRYLRTLLRHYDGDVRLALLAYNRGENRVDRDLRRGRDPENGYSGKVLGRGADRYRGAGVVQQ
- a CDS encoding AraC family ligand binding domain-containing protein; the protein is MSSINRPLAGPTLSYDLAAEAARLRQDPMYQQSGKLGHALVKNGRFRVILTALAAGQSAETANADSAMSIQVLEGSLQVRAEGGEQELRQGQLIFTAPGDAHDIRAAQDSLILITVSAQNDDFRPGESRTGSGANP